One genomic segment of Scyliorhinus canicula chromosome 10, sScyCan1.1, whole genome shotgun sequence includes these proteins:
- the LOC119972621 gene encoding elongin-C isoform X1, translating into MDGEERTYGGCEGPDAMYVKLISSDGHEFIVKREHALTSGTIKAMLSGPGQFAENETNEVNFREIPSHVLSKVCMYFTYKVRYTNSSTEIPEFPIAPEIALELLMAANFLDC; encoded by the exons atggagaAGAGAGGACCTATGGAGGCTGTGAAGGCCCTGATGCTATGTATGTAAAGCTGATCTCCTCTGATGGCCATGAATTTATTGTAAAGCGAGAACATGCATTGACTTCTGGCACTATTAAAGCTATGTTGAGTGGCCCAG GACAGTTTGCTGAAAATGAAACGAATGAAGTAAATTTTCGTGAGATTCCATCCCATGTGCTATCAAAAGTGTGCATGTATTTTACCTACAAGGTTCGCTACACCAACAGTTCTACAGAGATTCCTGAATTTCCAATTGCACCAGAGATAGCACTGGAACTGCTGATGGCTGCAAACTTCTTAGATTGTTAG
- the LOC119972621 gene encoding elongin-C isoform X2 has product MYVKLISSDGHEFIVKREHALTSGTIKAMLSGPGQFAENETNEVNFREIPSHVLSKVCMYFTYKVRYTNSSTEIPEFPIAPEIALELLMAANFLDC; this is encoded by the exons ATGTATGTAAAGCTGATCTCCTCTGATGGCCATGAATTTATTGTAAAGCGAGAACATGCATTGACTTCTGGCACTATTAAAGCTATGTTGAGTGGCCCAG GACAGTTTGCTGAAAATGAAACGAATGAAGTAAATTTTCGTGAGATTCCATCCCATGTGCTATCAAAAGTGTGCATGTATTTTACCTACAAGGTTCGCTACACCAACAGTTCTACAGAGATTCCTGAATTTCCAATTGCACCAGAGATAGCACTGGAACTGCTGATGGCTGCAAACTTCTTAGATTGTTAG